One window from the genome of Enterobacteriaceae bacterium Kacie_13 encodes:
- a CDS encoding glutathione S-transferase: MSAIQLYSTPFSGHCHRVTLLLDMLSLPFEVKEAQADVRKSAEFLHLNPLGQIPVLIDDEHVITDSNAILVYLVKRYAPDSHWLPEDPLKAAEVQKWLSRAAGEVRFGPASARMVKQFSAPESLESALAVTAKFLPQLEKHVETHEFLATERATIADLACYAYVATAPEGGISLAQYPAIQRWLTRIESLPGFTPLPALPLPENEK, encoded by the coding sequence ATGTCCGCCATTCAGCTCTACAGCACGCCGTTTTCAGGCCACTGCCATCGCGTTACCCTGCTGCTCGACATGCTCAGTTTGCCATTTGAGGTAAAAGAAGCGCAGGCCGATGTGCGGAAATCCGCCGAATTTTTGCACCTCAACCCGCTGGGGCAAATTCCGGTGCTGATCGACGATGAACATGTGATCACCGACAGCAATGCGATTCTGGTGTACCTGGTCAAGCGTTACGCACCGGACAGCCACTGGCTGCCGGAAGATCCGCTGAAAGCGGCGGAAGTACAGAAATGGTTGTCCCGCGCCGCCGGTGAAGTGCGCTTTGGTCCAGCCTCTGCGCGCATGGTGAAACAGTTCTCTGCACCGGAATCGCTGGAGAGTGCGCTGGCAGTCACCGCAAAATTCCTGCCGCAGCTGGAAAAACACGTTGAGACGCATGAGTTTCTGGCCACCGAGCGCGCTACCATCGCCGATCTGGCCTGCTACGCGTATGTGGCCACTGCGCCGGAAGGCGGTATTTCGCTGGCACAGTATCCTGCGATTCAACGCTGGCTGACGCGCATTGAGAGCCTGCCAGGCTTCACGCCGCTGCCCGCTCTGCCGCTGCCAGAAAACGAGAAGTAA